A single window of Synechococcus sp. CBW1004 DNA harbors:
- the queA gene encoding tRNA preQ1(34) S-adenosylmethionine ribosyltransferase-isomerase QueA, translated as MSVDQTPVAPTRAGAEQRADPLDLLLSSYDFALPESFITQRPVEPRHAARLLVVDPATPETEDADRSGPACASETPLRSASSPAPCRHLQVWDLAEELRPGDLLVVNDTRVLKARLRARRATGGVVELLVLEPASLTATESPPVAEGQEWRQTALRSSGADGARSAEVTRIGPSDWLCLARPARRLRPGDVVQLEHPGQPSLELPIVAADAETGGRVVRFPPDCTSPGAIEALLARYGEMPLPPYIHAHDASDEERYQTRYAERPGSVAAPTAGLHLSDALLARLRERGIAIAAVTLHVGLGTFRPVEQEDLRGLELHSEWVQVRPEAVQAVRACRERGGRVIAVGTTSVRTLEAVAALHGGELRPHTGPVDLVIQPGHRFAVVQGLLTNFHLPKSSLLLLVSALIGRRRLLALYEEAKRQGYRFFSYGDAMWLSPEAVLPQAQPLLRSAGSS; from the coding sequence ATGTCCGTGGACCAGACCCCGGTCGCGCCCACCCGAGCCGGGGCTGAGCAGAGAGCTGACCCGCTCGATCTGTTGCTCTCCAGTTACGACTTCGCGTTGCCGGAGTCCTTCATTACCCAGCGGCCGGTCGAGCCTCGCCATGCCGCCCGGCTGCTGGTGGTGGATCCAGCCACCCCAGAGACGGAAGATGCCGATCGCTCCGGCCCGGCCTGTGCTTCCGAAACGCCTCTGAGATCGGCGTCGTCTCCAGCTCCCTGCCGCCACCTGCAGGTGTGGGATCTGGCCGAGGAGCTGCGCCCCGGCGATCTGCTGGTGGTGAATGACACGCGGGTGCTCAAGGCGCGTCTGCGGGCCCGTCGTGCCACGGGCGGCGTCGTCGAGCTGCTGGTGCTGGAACCCGCCTCTCTGACCGCGACGGAGTCGCCCCCCGTTGCGGAGGGGCAGGAGTGGCGCCAGACAGCCCTGCGGAGCTCCGGTGCCGATGGGGCCCGGAGCGCTGAGGTCACCAGGATCGGCCCGAGCGACTGGCTCTGCCTGGCCCGGCCCGCCAGACGCCTGCGCCCCGGCGATGTGGTGCAGCTGGAGCACCCGGGGCAGCCCTCGCTGGAGTTGCCGATCGTGGCTGCCGATGCGGAGACCGGCGGCCGGGTGGTGCGTTTCCCGCCCGACTGCACCAGCCCCGGGGCGATCGAGGCGCTGCTGGCCCGCTACGGCGAGATGCCGCTGCCGCCCTACATCCACGCGCATGACGCCTCCGATGAGGAGCGCTACCAGACCCGCTATGCCGAGCGCCCCGGTTCGGTGGCGGCCCCCACCGCCGGCCTGCATCTCAGCGATGCGTTGCTGGCGCGCCTGCGGGAGCGGGGCATCGCCATCGCAGCGGTGACGCTGCATGTGGGCCTGGGCACCTTCCGGCCCGTGGAGCAGGAGGACCTGCGCGGCCTGGAACTGCACAGCGAATGGGTGCAGGTGCGCCCCGAGGCGGTGCAGGCGGTGCGGGCCTGCCGGGAACGGGGCGGTCGGGTGATCGCCGTGGGCACCACCAGCGTGCGCACCCTCGAGGCGGTGGCGGCGCTCCATGGCGGTGAGCTCAGGCCCCACACCGGCCCGGTGGATCTGGTGATTCAGCCCGGGCATCGCTTCGCGGTGGTGCAGGGCCTGCTCACCAATTTCCATCTGCCGAAGAGCTCGCTGCTGCTGCTGGTGAGTGCCCTGATCGGCCGCCGCAGGCTGCTGGCTCTCTACGAAGAGGCCAAGCGACAGGGTTACCGCTTCTTCTCCTATGGCGACGCCATGTGGCTGTCGCCTGAAGCGGTGCTGCCGCAGGCGCAGCCGTTGCTCAGAAGCGCAGGCTCGTCTTGA
- a CDS encoding amino acid ABC transporter ATP-binding protein, translated as MIAPSTTPVVLQCTDLHKSYGDLKVLRGVSATVKSGDVVSIIGPSGCGKSTFLRCLNRLENFEQGELRVLGAAVPGGSLHWRELRQLRLRVGMVFQQFNLFPHLTVMENLVLPPGRILRLSLMECQERAERHLAQVGLADRGASYPGQLSGGQKQRVAIARSLCMNPDVMLFDEPTSALDPELVGEVLQVMRLLADSGMTMLVVTHEMRFAREVSSRVLFFNNGLIEEQGAPAEVFGQPRSERLRSFLQRQ; from the coding sequence ATGATCGCCCCCTCCACGACGCCTGTCGTCCTGCAGTGCACCGATCTGCACAAAAGCTATGGCGATCTCAAGGTGTTGCGTGGCGTGAGCGCCACGGTGAAGTCCGGGGATGTCGTGTCGATCATCGGCCCTTCCGGTTGTGGCAAAAGCACCTTCCTGCGCTGCCTGAACCGACTGGAAAACTTTGAGCAGGGTGAACTCCGGGTGCTCGGCGCCGCTGTGCCGGGGGGCTCGCTGCATTGGCGTGAGCTGCGGCAATTGCGATTGCGGGTGGGAATGGTGTTTCAGCAGTTCAACCTCTTCCCGCACCTGACCGTGATGGAGAATCTGGTGTTGCCGCCAGGCCGGATTCTGCGCTTGTCCCTGATGGAATGCCAGGAGCGAGCCGAGCGACATCTCGCTCAGGTGGGCCTCGCTGATCGGGGGGCGTCCTATCCGGGGCAACTCTCGGGAGGGCAGAAACAGCGGGTGGCGATCGCCCGCAGTCTCTGCATGAATCCGGACGTGATGCTGTTCGATGAGCCCACCAGCGCCCTGGATCCCGAGCTGGTGGGAGAAGTGCTGCAGGTGATGCGGCTGCTGGCCGACTCGGGGATGACAATGCTGGTCGTCACCCATGAGATGCGCTTCGCCCGTGAGGTGTCGAGCCGCGTTCTTTTCTTCAACAATGGCCTGATCGAAGAGCAGGGAGCTCCGGCAGAGGTGTTCGGCCAGCCCCGCAGTGAGCGGCTGAGGAGCTTCCTGCAGCGTCAGTAG
- a CDS encoding iron uptake porin, with the protein MLTEAATRAHPSAPGQRAETTAASTSTGFQAAAPRLAGSPVQAGSPPDTTDLQPFGGPDRQRLLLLATGACGDDALDRLLRDRSPLNRFEVAAALDQCLPQPGSETDQQKALIEAFSAELALLRARRDSLQARLVDLEALEFSTTTHLKGEATFVLGANRFAGSAQTLVNESRRTYGASTLNYDLKLVFDTSFTGKDLLRMRLRAGNFDRNSNSFYGAGPTVLSELEVAFQEQSGPDLLGVNRLYYQRPIGDFTFTLGPKVEQDAMLAIWPSVYPASSVLDVMTFAGAIGALNLNLGAGAGLWWQKNGVAISVNTIAANGEAGNPRLGGLASGGSGTSSSLQIGYQARQWAVAATASWLQNGFGTIPYGTAFVLNSFQSPGSTLAYGLSGYWQPLRPGWMPSISAGFGLNTTRYDQPSTAGSLVGTSQSWSVGVQWLKAIAGGHSLGFAVGQPTYATRLVNGASADDGNWVWEGWTSIALSDHISLTPAVFYLSRPLGANTPSGRSFQQLGVLIKTSLRF; encoded by the coding sequence GTGCTGACCGAGGCAGCGACTCGAGCCCATCCCTCCGCCCCCGGACAGCGGGCCGAGACGACCGCCGCTTCCACATCCACGGGCTTCCAGGCCGCGGCTCCTCGCCTCGCCGGATCCCCCGTGCAGGCTGGATCACCGCCGGACACGACGGATCTCCAACCCTTCGGCGGGCCGGATCGGCAACGGCTTCTGCTCCTGGCTACGGGAGCCTGCGGTGATGACGCGCTGGACCGGTTGCTGCGCGACCGGAGCCCCCTCAATCGCTTCGAGGTGGCGGCTGCACTCGATCAGTGCCTGCCGCAACCCGGCAGCGAGACGGATCAGCAGAAGGCTCTGATCGAGGCCTTCAGCGCGGAGCTGGCGCTGTTGCGCGCTCGCAGGGACAGCCTCCAGGCCCGCCTGGTGGATCTTGAAGCCCTGGAGTTCTCCACCACCACCCACCTGAAGGGCGAAGCCACCTTCGTGCTCGGAGCCAACCGCTTTGCCGGCTCCGCACAAACGCTGGTGAACGAGAGTCGCCGTACCTACGGCGCCAGCACGTTGAACTACGACCTGAAGCTGGTCTTCGATACCAGCTTCACAGGCAAGGATCTGCTGCGCATGCGCCTGCGAGCCGGCAACTTCGATCGCAACAGCAACAGCTTTTATGGAGCTGGCCCCACAGTTCTGTCCGAACTGGAGGTGGCCTTTCAGGAGCAATCCGGCCCTGATCTGCTGGGTGTCAACAGACTCTATTACCAACGTCCCATCGGTGATTTCACCTTCACGTTGGGACCCAAGGTTGAGCAGGATGCCATGCTCGCCATCTGGCCTTCGGTGTATCCGGCCTCATCGGTTCTCGATGTGATGACCTTCGCCGGTGCCATCGGAGCGCTCAACCTCAATCTCGGTGCCGGAGCGGGCCTGTGGTGGCAGAAGAACGGCGTTGCGATCAGCGTCAACACCATCGCCGCCAATGGGGAGGCGGGCAATCCCAGGCTCGGGGGCCTCGCCTCCGGGGGCTCGGGCACCAGCAGCAGCCTGCAGATCGGCTACCAGGCCAGACAGTGGGCCGTCGCAGCCACCGCGTCCTGGTTGCAGAACGGCTTCGGCACGATTCCCTATGGCACCGCGTTTGTGCTGAACAGTTTCCAGTCGCCAGGCAGCACCCTGGCCTATGGCCTCAGTGGCTACTGGCAGCCGCTCAGGCCAGGCTGGATGCCCTCGATCAGCGCTGGCTTCGGTCTCAACACCACCCGCTATGACCAACCATCGACCGCCGGCAGCCTGGTGGGCACGAGCCAGTCGTGGAGCGTGGGTGTGCAGTGGCTGAAGGCGATCGCCGGAGGGCATTCCCTGGGATTCGCCGTCGGGCAGCCCACCTATGCCACGCGCCTGGTCAATGGCGCCAGTGCCGATGATGGCAACTGGGTGTGGGAGGGCTGGACGAGCATCGCGTTGAGCGACCATATCTCGCTCACGCCGGCCGTCTTTTATCTCAGTCGCCCACTTGGGGCGAACACACCATCGGGCCGCAGCTTTCAGCAGCTGGGTGTCCTGATCAAGACGAGCCTGCGCTTCTGA